A region from the Sebastes umbrosus isolate fSebUmb1 chromosome 18, fSebUmb1.pri, whole genome shotgun sequence genome encodes:
- the LOC119476814 gene encoding LOW QUALITY PROTEIN: AN1-type zinc finger protein 3-like (The sequence of the model RefSeq protein was modified relative to this genomic sequence to represent the inferred CDS: inserted 2 bases in 1 codon): MGDTSERSQEPSLPPRCSCGFWGSSETMNLCSKCFDDIQKKPPGEDCPSKPIQSTGSSQSTVFSSEMSSSSSQSLSSSPPPPLSAEQPAXTEEPSPTFPSTREGMSSTETAQGTLSTPTKRPRESASGSESEATPEKRPRTEEQEESGEEEARGTPKQKNRRRCYRCQTKLELVQQELGSCRCGYVFCMLHRLPEQHDCLFDHLGRGREEAVLKMVKLDRKVGRSCQRIGEECS, translated from the exons GTCCAGTGAAACCATGAACCTCTGCTCCAAATGTTTCGATG ACATCCAGAAGAAGCCGCCGGGGGAGGACTGCCCCTCCAAGCCCATCCAAAGCACCGGGAGTAGCCAATCCACAGTTTTCAGTAGCGAGATGAGCAGTAGCAGTAGCCAGTCCCTATCGTCGTCGCCGCCGCCGCCCTTGAGCGCCGAGCAGCCCGC GACCGAAGAGCCCTCGCCCACGTTTCCCAGCACGAGGGAAG GCATGTCGTCCACAGAAACAGCCCAGGGAACACTCAGCACACCCACAAAACGTCCCCGAGAATCAG CGTCGGGCTCGGAGAGCGAGGCGACGCCAGAGAAACGGCCACGGacggaagagcaggaggagagcggCGAGGAGGAGGCACGCGGGACGCCCAAGCAGAAGAACCGCCGCCGCTGCTATCGCTGCCAAACCAAACTAGAGCTGGTGCAGCAGGAACTGGGCTCCTGTCGCTGTG GCTACGTGTTCTGCATGCTTCACCGTCTACCGGAGCAGCACGACTGTCTGTTCGACCATCTGGGCCGTGGGCGCGAGGAGGCCGTCCTCAAGATGGTGAAGCTGGACCGCAAGGTGGGCCGCTCGTGCCAACGCATCGGGGAGGAGTGCTCCTGA